TTTGACCGCCTCCGTAAGGGAAACTATTGATCTTATAAAGAAAACTGGCTATTCCAATATTAACAACTCCATAGCTTCTAAATCCGGAATTATTGATAAGATTCAGGCAGAGGTGGAAAAATTGTCAGTGCAAGTTTCAGAAAATGAGAAGGTTTGCATATTCATTTAGTTAACATTCATCTAATAGATGATTGAAAGTGGACATCTACACTACGAGAATACTCGTGACCATTTGTTAGAACTCCGCGGGAAAATCAATAGACTCTCCGTACTCCATATATCTATAAGTAACTCTTGTTAAGATTAAATGGCAAGTACTAATTAAAATACACGAATATACGCTTTAAACACACAGTACCTAAGATATCCAATTTCTAGTGATATATTTCCGTACCGCTAGAATTCTagataaagaatctgaaTATGTCTCTAGTTTGTATCTCAAACTAAATCCATGACAAACTCCTTAGTCTGGCCAGCCTGTACTATTGTAACCAGAGCGGAGCCTCTAACTCCTATCTCAGATCTTTAGGTAGATTATGGTATAATCAAAGAAAGTTTAAATTTATTTcacaaaaatatatttatttGTTAAAAATTCTTTGTCCAACTTGTTCCATATTCACAAAAAAAATGACTGTAGGACTACCCGCATACTATCTCCTCACCCTGAACACATGGACCTAAACTACAAAGTTAACTCTTATGAATACAAGTTATAAATGGTGGGTAAGGATTGCGaaagattccaaaaggatTTACTCAGTTGAAAAAATAGACGTAATATTTTCAAGTAACTGGCCCATAAAGGTTAAGGTCCAATTAACGTGGAATGTCATGTTATTTATCATAAATTGTATATAAAATAGTAAATTTACCGCagaatgaaaagaatggtacATAATAACACCCAATATAGTAGTTGAACGTGCAAAGGTGGCTCCAAACGTATTATACGCGTCACTCATATATAAGTTTGAGTTTTTTAGATATGCCTCGTATAAAGACTTTAAATACGAAACCTCCACCGGATGGATGGGATCTTTTAGCCGAAACCCTAGAATCTCTAGATGAAAAGATGAAGGCCGCCGAACGCGAATCTGGAGATGGAAAACGTAGGTCAGAAGTCTTATGGCCTATTTTCAGAATACACCATCAGCGTTCTAGGTTTATTTACGAGATGTTTTATCAGAAAAGGCTGATTTCAAGTATGTGTAGTGTTATACTTGTTATTCGTTTAAATATTACAACATTTCAATCCTCAATATAGGGGAATTATACGATTATTGCGTAAAAGAGGGATATGCGGATGTAAATTTAATCGCAAAGTGGCGTAAGCAAGGATTTGAATACCTCTGTTGTCTTCGTTGCATTCAGACTTCTAGCCAGCACTTTGGTACAAGCTGTATATGTCGCGTTCCAAAACGGGATCTGGAGCCCGGTAAAGTCATAGAATGTGTTCTCTGTGGTTGTAGAGGGTGTGCTAGCTGCGATTTATAGTACTTTACAGCCACTTTATATTCAACAATTACTTCTTGTAATGTGTACATATGTGTTATATAAGGTGCACACTAGGTAATTATTAGTATGCTGCTTGTGAGAGTTTCACACTATAATACACTGGGAAATGTCAGCGCGTTTCTGATAATTGGGGAGAAGTCGCTCTGCACGTGTagaaatttttatattttcattgCCCCTACAATGTACTAGTAATTCCTATAATCCGAATTTCTGGCGTGATGATTGCTGGTTTAGAAATTTCCTCTCCGGGCACTATAAGATTCGAAAATCATGGGCTTGTCAAACGTCTACAGTCTCGGCAGAATGATTCCTTTATATATAAAACGAATATTTTGAATACTCTAGTAGGTTAGTTTGTGACTTTCAACAAGATGAGCGAAAATTCAAAAGAGATAGGCATGCACCAAAAGGATGCTAGAATATTAACGGACCaattttataaaacaaaaatgtgCCCACACATGACTAAACCAGAAGGGTGTCTAAGGAGTATGAAAGATAATTGTCCATATGCACATTCTGAGTTAGAACTGAGATCACCTCCAGATCTAGTAAAGACCGCTATGTGTAAATTATTTCTAAAACAGTCTTGCAGCAAAACTTCCTCAGAATGTGCATATGCGCACCAATTTGAAGAGTTAAGACATACTGAAAGTTTTTACAAAACATttgtttgtaaattttggaCTGCTGGCTATTGTAAGGCGGGTGATTTGTGCCGTTATGCTCATGGCGAAGAAGAATTAAGGAAGATAAATGTAAAAGAAGAGAACACCGGAAATCTCAATCCCCCGCAGAAATCTGCGGCATGTAATGAAATACATTACAGTACAGATAGTTTTGAGACTAAAGTAACACCCGGATATATAAATAATGTAACCAATAATGGACATTGTGCAACACCCCCTATGGCTACATATCCaatatatcaaaattaTGTTAGTGATACTACACCGGGAAAAAATGATTACAGACATGTAATCATCCCTCAGTACCAAACTTTAGGTAATGTAACTTTACGTAACCACCCACAAACGAGGTGTGATGAATGCTATTATTTAATGCAATACTATATACAAAGGTATATAGACTGTTGTACTCAATATCACTGTTAATACTCGAATAAAAGATAATACATCATTTTTAGACTACTAAGCATCATTGAGATAATATGTACGTGTATGTAAGTACTTATTCATTGCATCAATTGCTTAGAATTGATAAAACATCACCATGGTGTGGAAGGTGATTTATATTGCCATATGCAACTACTGAGGGTTGTGATTTCGTAATTAATCTACGGGCCGCATCTTTAACATGATCCACAGTTACAGCATCTATTGCACTCTCAAGTTCTGATGGAGTTAATACTCTATTACAAAAGAGCAACTGCCTTGCAACATCCTCTATAACTATTCCCTTGTGTTCGATTGACATATGCAAAAATGATTTCAGCGTATTTTTAGCCCTTTCTACTTCTTTTTCCGAAATCTTTTGAATACCCCTAAGTTCTTTCGATATTATTTCAAAGACATTACGGGAGTATCTTGGATCAGCCACCATATAAAGTCCAAATATTCCAGTGTCAGAGTGAATAGTATTAAAGGCCATACAATTTTCAATCCATTCGTATTTGTTGAGCACATTCAGGAAGAGTCTGCTGTGCATACCCTTTCCAGGCCCACCCGTAGAGAACGATCCACCTCCACCCAACAACGATTGCAAAACAGTAAGCACAACCAGATCGGACGAATTCCAGCCAGACTTGACCTCATATCCAACTGCAATATGAACAAGGGGGGTGAGGCCCTCGATGTAACGTATACCCCCAGTATAAACTGGTGTTTCGATCTCACGCACAGAGTTAGGGATTGAGTTATATTCAGCGAATGCCCTCATTGTCCACTTGGATAACTCTTTCATATCAACATTGATTCCAACAATTACAGTTTTGTCGGGGGAAAAGTGCTTGAGCATAAACTCACGCATAAGATCTGGAGAATAATTTGCAACCGAAGATTCAGGGCAATAGTTATGTAAGCCCAGAGTATTATTATGCCAAGCGACAGAGTGTAACTCTTCAGTTACTAGCGAATCTGGACTATCATGAATCTGTTTCCTACGTGAATCTAGGCGTTCTTTGTTGGACTTGAGTTCCCAAGGTAAGAAGCGTGGGAATAAGACGTTGCCAATGAGTATGTTCAAAAGTATTGGCATATCAGATCTTAAGCCTTCAGCATGGTATGCCATGTGTTCACGAAATGCATTGCAACTTATATTTCCACCAAGTGTCTCAACAGTCTTTATAGTTCTTAGATGGGATAAATGTGCAGTTGAGTGAAATGCCATATTTTCTATCATTGAACTCACTCCAGCTTCTGATGAAGTTTCGAAGCGACTTCCAGCATTCACGTACAAGCCTAGCATAGTATCGATGCCTCCGCGATCTATGCATGCTATTCTTAATCCGTTCTccaattttgcaaatttgaTATCTTGGTCCACAGGCTTGTACTTACCTTCTGAGCCTTTAACATAAATACCGGTAGTTAAAGGCACATTCATGTAGGGATTTTCTTTACTATCACTATTTCCAATGTAATAGTACTTGAAATCTGGCACCTCAGACATTATAACGTTCATATCTTCTTTTTTAAAGGGTACAAGCTCGAACTTTGGAGGTTCCTTCTGCAATATGCGATTTATTTCGGCGACACCACTCTAAAATGTTATTAATGTTATTTTAAAGTGCATATATGTTCATGCATAAATGAAATAGTCCTCAACGAAGAATATGGATCGGTGAAACGAACCAAGCAACGAAAGGCTTGAGAACGCGGCAGTAAGCACTGCAAATTAGACAAAATCACCTTCATTTTGTTTGAGTACtgtatatttaaaataaataCACTGAATACCTCAGAATATCTGCCAGGTTACTATAACCCTACACAATAAGACGCGCTGTTAGTACAAGATTAGGAATGACACCTAGAATGTATTGATATGCGTAATCAAATCCTGGCGCTTAAAAACGCCAACCCATCTCAACTTCCAAGAATGGGATTGAGATTGGCCATGGGATTGGAAAATCAACATCCTACGAACCAATTTTGGTAATTTTCTTCGACTACATGAGAAATATCGGTATAAACAGGTTTGAATATATGAAACATGTTAAAGAAGATTCTgtttatcgcaaattttCCCCGCAATCCAAATGTTTACTGACCTGTATGATAACAAAATTTAATAAGGATCTAAGACAAATGACAGGATCAAATGAGTTCattgtaaaaatatttaGAGACTTTTCGGATAAAAAATCTATGTTGCAGTTAAATTTGGAGTCAATCAACATGCTTTTGGTTTCTTCCTACAAGCTAAAAATTCCACTTACACATAAGGAACTATCATTGATTTTAGAAAGGATCCACACCATAATAACACCTGTTTCCGATTCTATCTTTTCGAATGAGCTTACTTTATCCGTTTTGCACTCTTTAGGGAATTTTGCTAGGATTTTCCCAAAATATCATGATCTAGTTAGGGATTCTCCACCATTGCAAGAAATAAAGGAAAACTTTGAGCTTTATTCTAAAGATATAAGACTAAGAGACTTATCTTTAGCGATATATGCACTTGAGAGGTTGAAGTTAGTTAATGAGAATTTGGCAAGGGTCCTTATTTCTACTATAAAAAAAATACAAGCTCTCGATAACACCAGTTTAGCAACGATCTTGTATTCTAGCTGTAAAAATCATAACATGCGTAGcatttttaacattttaaatgatcatgttttggagaatcttggCAAATTTACTACTCGTGAAATCTGTAATGTGTCATGTGCATACTTAAAGGCAAAGCTATGGAGAGATGATTTTTTTCCATACTTGTCCAAACATTTGCCTTTAATGAATATCCAGGAATTGTGTAATGTTATTCACTTGTTGATTAATATGAAGGTCTCTGTACCATCACAATTTAAGAATGCATATATTTTTCACTTACCAACATTTTGCAGATATAGTCTGGATCTTATAGACTATTTAACAATTGCCCAATCATTGTACAAGTGGATGCCGCAGAATGGAACGTTACTAGACGAAggaatttgcaaaatgATATCCTGTGGCAGATATAAGCTAGACAGCAAgtttttatatttgataCATTATTGTAAGGAATTGAGATTGTCCAATTCTgtttacaaacttttgaaTGTAGTTGATTCTGGGTTTGATCTTAACCTTTTGAATAGTAGAGAAACTGTTATTTTGTATAGTATTTTGCGGACTTATGAATTGCCCAGTTTACACCATAAAATTGAATCCCTTATCATTAATAGACCGTTCTTGAATTTTTCCAGCTTtaatttgcaaatattGATTTCTGTCGGTACTGATAAAGTGGTATCTGATATTattcaaaaatttgtaacTATGTATCCCAAACCTACTATTGATGCAGTGGACATTGCAACTTCGATCATTAAAGGATCTTATTCTgaatcttttcaaaattttgtacTTCTGTGGTTCAAATCTGTTATTTTTGCACCATCAAGTAGCAAAAAATTCAATTTAATAGCAAAATGTTTGTATGCATTGTCGTATATGAGAAATGTCAACAGTGCACTCATCATGTTG
This region of Theileria equi strain WA chromosome 1, complete sequence genomic DNA includes:
- a CDS encoding g10 protein family member protein (encoded by transcript BEWA_019240A): MPRIKTLNTKPPPDGWDLLAETLESLDEKMKAAERESGDGKRRSEVLWPIFRIHHQRSRFIYEMFYQKRLISRELYDYCVKEGYADVNLIAKWRKQGFEYLCCLRCIQTSSQHFGTSCICRVPKRDLEPGKVIECVLCGCRGCASCDL
- a CDS encoding hypothetical protein (encoded by transcript BEWA_019250A) is translated as MSENSKEIGMHQKDARILTDQFYKTKMCPHMTKPEGCLRSMKDNCPYAHSELELRSPPDLVKTAMCKLFLKQSCSKTSSECAYAHQFEELRHTESFYKTFVCKFWTAGYCKAGDLCRYAHGEEELRKINVKEENTGNLNPPQKSAACNEIHYSTDSFETKVTPGYINNVTNNGHCATPPMATYPIYQNYTVVLNITVNTRIKDNTSFLDY
- a CDS encoding hypothetical protein (encoded by transcript BEWA_019270A) → MRNIGINRFEYMKHVKEDSVYRKFSPQSKCLLTCMITKFNKDLRQMTGSNEFIVKIFRDFSDKKSMLQLNLESINMLLVSSYKLKIPLTHKELSLILERIHTIITPVSDSIFSNELTLSVLHSLGNFARIFPKYHDLVRDSPPLQEIKENFELYSKDIRLRDLSLAIYALERLKLVNENLARVLISTIKKIQALDNTSLATILYSSCKNHNMRSIFNILNDHVLENLGKFTTREICNVSCAYLKAKLWRDDFFPYLSKHLPLMNIQELCNVIHLLINMKVSVPSQFKNAYIFHLPTFCRYSLDLIDYLTIAQSLYKWMPQNGTLLDEGICKMISCGRYKLDSKFLYLIHYCKELRLSNSVYKLLNVVDSGFDLNLLNSRETVILYSILRTYELPSLHHKIESLIINRPFLNFSSFNLQILISVGTDKVVSDIIQKFVTMYPKPTIDAVDIATSIIKGSYSESFQNFVLLWFKSVIFAPSSSKKFNLIAKCLYALSYMRNVNSALIMLCRSFSILNEKEYLDVLSFFDLVKLLSVSKNFNYMDQHVVHIAEHAVNSTKEYENIDIDTFLEMLKIVSFLDFASFGKEPAQNIGKFIHAMLTIFPDELIKREPTFTDIVFHIVFLSLNYSIDVSLSENLITRWIEFNHLPSHLFYQTLSIMALLSDKLSVTFLNLALNYVSKVNSISVCDANKNYSINSADTRSVHSTLGALVSGHDMGLGVYPNTLLPIGYSVDILLSMDNV
- a CDS encoding mitochondrial processing peptidase alpha subunit, putative (encoded by transcript BEWA_019260A) translates to MKVILSNLQCLLPRSQAFRCLSGVAEINRILQKEPPKFELVPFKKEDMNVIMSEVPDFKYYYIGNSDSKENPYMNVPLTTGIYVKGSEGKYKPVDQDIKFAKLENGLRIACIDRGGIDTMLGLYVNAGSRFETSSEAGVSSMIENMAFHSTAHLSHLRTIKTVETLGGNISCNAFREHMAYHAEGLRSDMPILLNILIGNVLFPRFLPWELKSNKERLDSRRKQIHDSPDSLVTEELHSVAWHNNTLGLHNYCPESSVANYSPDLMREFMLKHFSPDKTVIVGINVDMKELSKWTMRAFAEYNSIPNSVREIETPVYTGGIRYIEGLTPLVHIAVGYEVKSGWNSSDLVVLTVLQSLLGGGGSFSTGGPGKGMHSRLFLNVLNKYEWIENCMAFNTIHSDTGIFGLYMVADPRYSRNVFEIISKELRGIQKISEKEVERAKNTLKSFLHMSIEHKGIVIEDVARQLLFCNRVLTPSELESAIDAVTVDHVKDAARRLITKSQPSVVAYGNINHLPHHGDVLSILSN